Proteins encoded by one window of Sphaerodactylus townsendi isolate TG3544 linkage group LG02, MPM_Stown_v2.3, whole genome shotgun sequence:
- the LOC125426036 gene encoding zinc finger MYM-type protein 1-like — protein sequence MAQYNWLVYTDYLQGALCKVCVLFGGSGFGGPGQQQLGALVKKPFTDWKHATETFEKHEKAEYHQFAVEKAEGFFSVMSGKNQNVIEAISTEDQNIAPENRKKLTALVETVILCGHQEIALRGDCEGGPLGLTEPLHNDGNFRALLQYRARFGDEALKSHLQTQTSDSRFMYTSPSIENEIVELCGNSVQESVIRRIKNKGPGYFSVLADETQDSSRQQQLSLCVHYLDSSCKKSIVREDFIEFILVEDLSASALATTIMERLTSHGLDLEMMVGQGYDGAAVMSGHLKGVRALISEQYPKAHFIHCAAHGLNFVLAHSSEVAMIRNCIGMVKNIINFFRQSSLGNTVLKRTVGENVHSQLVSLCETGPTEKHKAVSRFVEIFNAIVEALYTLGNDGRDSQAFQFIHSLENCQFVISLLILNKVFSYTSSFNVALQTVSINLNEVYTHAKTIIEALEAIRSDASDAVFYSIIEKAKNLLGTTEIKAPLLVSKQTCESNVPASTPEQYYKINIFYPFLDHVIEELKARFASHANIVGNLQILVPGFFIDDGACHLQ from the coding sequence ATGGCGCAATACAATTGGCTAGTTTACACAGATTATTTACAAGGTGCACTTTGCAAAGTTTGTGTCCTGTTTGGTGGAAGTGGCTTTGGTGGTCCTGGTCAACAACAACTTGGGGCTCTTGTCAAGAAACCGTTCACAGATTGGAAGCACGCAAcagaaacatttgaaaaacaCGAAAAAGCTGAATACCATCAATTTGCTGTTGAAAAagctgaagggtttttttctgtgatgTCAGGAAAAAACCAAAATGTAATTGAAGCAATCAGCACAGAAGATCAAAATATTGCTCCAGAAAATCGTAAAAAACTCACTGCCTTAGTAGAAACAGTTATTCTGTGCGGTCATCAAGAAATTGCCTTGAGAGGTGACTGCGAAGGTGGACCTCTGGGACTCACCGAGCCTCTTCACAATGATGGCAATTTCAGAGCTCTTCTTCAGTATCGAGCCCGCTTTGGAGATGAAGCCCTTAAAAGCCATTTGCAAACTCAGACTTCAGATAGTAGGTTCATGTACACATCTCCTTCTATTGAAAACGAAATTGTTGAATTATGTGGTAACTCAGTGCAAGAAAGTGTAATCAGGAGAATAAAAAATAAAGGACCAGGTTATTTCTCAGTTTTGGCGGATGAAACCCAAGACAGCTCAAGACAGCAACAGTTGTCTTTGTGTGTACATTATTTAGACAGCTCTTGCAAAAAATCCATTGTTCGTGAGGACTTCATTGAGTTCATTCTTGTAGAAGACTTGTCAGCGTCGGCATTAGCAACCACCATAATGGAACGCTTGACTTCTCATGGCTTGGATCTTGAGATGATGGTTGGTCAGGGCTACGATGGTGCTGCAGTAATGAGTGGCCACCTTAAAGGTGTGCGTGCTCTGATAAGCGAGCAGTACCCTAAGGCGCACTTCATACATTGTGCTGCACATGGTCTCAATTTCGTTCTTGCCCATTCGTCAGAAGTAGCTATGATAAGGAACTGTATAGGAAtggttaaaaatattattaatttttttagacAATCTTCCTTAGGGAACACTGTGCTGAAGAGAACTGTCGGAGAAAATGTGCATTCTCAATTGGTATCTCTTTGTGAGACGGGACCGACTGAGAAACACAAGGCTGTAAGCAGATTCGTAGAAATATTTAATGCCATTGTAGAAGCACTGTATACTCTGGGAAATGATGGTAGAGACTCGCAAGCCTTTCAGTTTATACACAGCCTAGAGAACTGTCAATTTGTTATTTCTTTACTGATTTTGAACAAGGTGTTTAGTTACACATCAAGTTTTAATGTGGCCCTGCAGACGGTTAGCATAAATCTCAATGAAGTATACACACACGCTAAAACAATCATAGAAGCCCTGGAGGCTATCAGGAGTGATGCTAGCGATGCTGTGTTTTACAGTATTATCGAGAAAGCGAAGAACTTACTTGGCACTACAGAAATTAAGGCTCCTCTTCTGGTTTCAAAACAAACTTGTGAAAGCAATGTTCCAGCCAGTACCCCAGAACAGTactacaaaataaatattttttatccATTTCTGGATCATGTTATAGAGGAATTGAAAGCTAGATTTGCCTCTCATGCAAACATTGTAGGAAATTTGCAAATTTTAGTTCCAGGTTTCTTTATAGATGACGGAGCCTGTCACTTACAATGA
- the KLHL23 gene encoding kelch-like protein 23 produces the protein MALTGQEEYTYLYKDLSHPVEFLEAFRTFYRDGLFTDITLQCTSGVIFHCHKAVLAACSNYFKAMFTSDMKEKSKNQIKLSGLSPTILESLVVYIYTSEIQITKTNVQSLLQAADLLQFTSVKKACERFLIRHLDVVNCLGMHSFAEYHVCSELEKESRRILLSRFEEVCRQEEFLEISGEKLQFILSRKNLSIWKKDAAIEPVVKWISYDMDKRTEYIYDLLSCLEMALDKMYLMSALSLHKKCQLNENKIRSLIDNALSYNPKTPSVRSTAVLYVIGGYYWHPLSEVHIWDPITNTWIQGADMPDHARESYAVTGLGPNIYVTGGYRTDNIEALDIVWIYNCEADEWSEGCPMLNARYYHCAVTLNGCIYALGGYRKGAPTEEAEFYDPLKMKWVPIADMIKGVGNATACVLNEVIYVIGGHYGYRGSCTYDKVQRYCSDINEWSIVTTAPNPEYGLCSIALENKLYLVGGQTTITDCYDPEQKKWKQKADMIERRMECGSVVMNGFIYITGGYSSSKGSYLQNIEKYDPECDKWEIVGSLPSAMRSHGCVCVYNV, from the exons atggcatTGACTGGACAGGAGGAATATACCTATCTATATAAGGACCTCTCTCATCCTGTGGAGTTCTTAGAAGCCTTCAGAACATTCTACCGGGATGGTTTATTCACAGATATTACTCTTCAGTGCACTTCGGGTGTGATTTTCCATTGCCATAAGGCTGTGCTGGCTGCTTGTAGTAACTACTTTAAGGCTATGTTCACTTCTGACATGAAAGAAAAGTCTAAGAACCAGATCAAGCTTTCTGGGCTCAGTCCCACCATTCTTGAATCCCTGGTGGTCTATATATACACGTCGGAGATTCAGATAACAAAAACAAATGTTCAGAGCCTCCTTCAAGCTGCAGATCTCCTTCAGTTTACCTCAGTAAAGAAAGCCTGTGAACGGTTTCTGATAAGGCACTTAGATGTTGTCAACTGCCTAGGGATGCACTCCTTTGCAGAGTACCATGTCTGCTCAGAGCTAGAGAAGGAGTCTAGAAGAATATTACTATCTCGGTTTGAAGAAGTGTGCAGGCAGGAAGAGTTTCTGGAAATCAGCGGCGAGAAACTTCAGTTCATTCTCTCCAGAAAGAATCTCAGCATTTGGAAAAAAGATGCAGCGATAGAGCCAGTTGTTAAGTGGATATCTTATGATATGGACAAAAGAACTGAGTACATTTATGATTTGCTGAGCTGTCTTGAAATGGCTTTAGACAAAATGTATTTGATGTCAGCCTTAAGCTTGCACAAGAAATGCCAGTTAAATGAAAACAAGATCAGGTCTCTAATAGACAATGCACTAAGCTATAACCCCAAAACACCCTCTGTAAGGTCGACAGCTGTTCTGTATGTGATTGGAGGATATTACTGGCATCCTTTATCTGAAGTGCATATATGGGATCCTATCACCAACACGTGGATCCAAGGTGCAGATATGCCGGACCACGCAAGGGAAAGCTATGCAGTCACTGGTTTGGGACCCAACATTTATGTAACGGGGGGTTATAGAACAGACAATATAGAAGCCCTTGATATAGTGTGGATATACAACTGTGAAGCCGACGAGTGGAGTGAAGGCTGTCCTATGCTTAATGCAAGATACTACCACTGTGCAGTTACCTTGAATGGCTGCATCTATGCTTTAGGGGGTTACAGAAAAGGAGCTCCAACTGAAGAAGCAGAATTTTATgatcctttaaaaatgaaatgggtcCCCATTGCAGACATGATCAAAG GGGTTGGAAATGCCACTGCTTGTGTCCTGAATGAAGTAATCTATGTAATCGGAGGTCACTATGGTTACCGGGGAAGCTGCACTTATGACAAAGTCCAGAGGTATTGTTCGGACATTAATGAATGGAGCATAGTAACCACTGCCCCAAATCCAG aATATGGATTGTGTTCCATTGCCCTGGAAAACAAGCTCTATCTTGTGGGTGGACAAACCACAATCACAGATTGTTATGATCCAGAACAAAAGAAATGGAAACAGAAGGCTGATATGATAGAAAGAAGGATGGAATGTGGATCCGTAGTCATGAATGGCTTCATCTACATAACAGGAGGATACTCATCTTCTAAAGGATCGTATTTGCAAAATATTGAGAAATATGATCCTGAATGTGATAAATGGGAAATTGTGGGCAGCCTTCCCAGTGCAATGCGTTCACATGGTTGCGTATGTGTGTACAACGTGTAA
- the CFAP210 gene encoding protein CFAP210 — MAEAAGPVIRFGRRRGQNRASAPECLPGRGRRRGGVAERGEEKNDFIEDEVMEGIFLPAGVDLHQITILPKVEWERIQDSLNASAKEAARIRAERKERKDLHLKSQALMKNWTNTIAGLAQAKLKAKKDHEEKVEQEKRNADLEEAKYQAEKRKEAIEKAKIDHYYQSDRVKRFHNALLLTEVLKEREVQIEFQKKKQKLYQSKDEEIERERQKAILKEEEKVKESRRKRMQICKDQLEQIKEHEHLADVSRLESIKEGEEIQALTKLYLQEEQEKEQKKLKEKLERKQAHQAYVADEVILKAIEKQKQEEDDDKIREHVNAKRAMVKLRKQKEEEMLREVEENRENIAKYLAAQMKKKIDDEDERIARKIAETEEERQKELSEKEEKKKTDLRLIAEHRIGVMKVKAEKEKQEKQEAKEMLRKMIEADRVYQELEKDKKHRNHCANLKLQETHVMQIAGRLAKEKREKQEETDYAKQREYLAQYKEQEFQVYAKKVIDEESKTARNLYPLLKVVQEGSGYGTLYREREEVKSRDQNTQLPYIGNTAQEMKLLNEQHFEASKGRLGFTW, encoded by the exons ATGGCGGAGGCGGCCGGCCCCGTGATACGGTTTGGGAGGCGCCGAGGGCAAAACCGGGCGTCCGCGCCGGAGTGTCTCCCGGGCCGGGGAAGGCGAAGAGGGGGCGTCGCTGAACGAGGcgaag AAAAAAATGACTTCATTGAAGATGAAGTTATGGAGGGAATATTTCTTCCGGCGGGAGTAGATCTTCACCAGATAACTATACTTCCTAAGGTGGAATGGGAAAGGATTCAAGACAGCCTCAATGCTTCAGCGAAAGAAGCCGCACGTATTCGTGCAGAAAGGAAAGAACGGAAGGATTTGCACTTAAAATCTCAAGCCCTCATGAAAAATTGGACCAATACTATTGCA GGTTTGGCTCAGGCAAAGCTGAAAGCCAAAAAAGACCACGAGGAGAAGGtggagcaagaaaaaagaaatgctgaTCTCGAAGAAGCAAAATACCAGGCAGAGAAGCGAAAAGAAGCCATTGAAAAAGCCAAAATCGATCATTATTACCAAAGTGACAGAGTGAAAAGATTCCAT AATGCGCTCTTACTTACTGAAGTCTTGAAAGAAAGGGAAGTTCAGattgaatttcagaagaaaaaacaaaagttGTATCAGAGTAAGGATGAAGAAATAGAACGTGAACGTCAAAAAGCTATActgaaagaggaggaaaaagtgAAAGAAAGCCGGAGGAAGCGAATGCAGATTTGCAAGGATCAACTGGAACA GATAAAAGAGCATGAGCATTTAGCAGATGTGAGCAGACTAGAAAGCATAAAAGAAGGGGAAGAGATCCAGGCATTGACCAAGTTATATCTccaggaagagcaggaaaaagagcagaagaAGCTGAAAGAGAAGCTGGAGCGCAAACAGGCTCATCAG gcgtATGTTGCTGACGAAGTTATTCTAAAGGCTATAGAAAagcaaaaacaagaagaagatgatgataaaATTCGAGAACATGTTAACGCAAAGCGAGCTATGGTTAAGCTGaggaaacaaaaagaagaagaaatgctcAG GGAAGTagaggaaaacagagaaaatattGCCAAGTACCTGGCGGCACAGATGAAAAAGAAAATTGATGACGAAGATGAGCGTATTGCTAGGAAAATTGCAGAGACCGAAGAGGAGCGTCAGAAAGAActctcagaaaaagaagaaaagaaaaaaacggATTTGAGATTAATTGCAGAACACAGAATCGGTGTG ATGAAAGTGAAAgcggaaaaagaaaaacaggagaaaCAAGAAGCTAAAGAGATGCTTCGTAAAATGATTGAAGCGGATCGGGTCTACCAGGAATTGGAGAAAGACAAGAAACACAGAAATCATTGCGCAAACTTAAAACTGCAAGAAACCCATGTCATGCAAATT GCTGGAAGACTAGCAAAAGAAAAGCGTGAGAAGCAAGAAGAAACAGACTATGCTAAACAGAGAGAATATCTTGCACAATATAAGGAACAGGAATTCCAGGTGTATGCAAAGAAAGTGATTGATGAAGAATCTAAAACAGCCCGGAATCTTTACCCTCTTTTGAAAGTAGTGCAGGAAGGCAGTGGTTATGGGACACTTtatagggaaagggaagaagtaaAATCTCGTGATCAGAATACTCAACTACCTTATATTGGTAACACAGCCCAAGAAATGAAGCTTCTAAATGAACAACACTTCGAGGCTTCTAAGGGACGGCTAGGTTTTACATGGTAA
- the PHOSPHO2 gene encoding pyridoxal phosphate phosphatase PHOSPHO2 encodes MGDICLTTMKFLLVFDFDHTIVDENSDTWIVKCAPNAKVPDEISNSYQNGHWTEYMGRVFRFLGDNGIKEEEMKRTMTTIPFTEGMKDLLEFVGKHKDSFDCIIISDSNAIFIDWIIKAADLHQVFNEVFTNPASFNGCGYLTVENFHAHDCAQCPVNLCKRKVLEEFLENSSKQRMKYSQILYIGDGGNDLCPVMCLKKDDVVLPRQGYRLQKLVSRLSQDVFPLKASVVTWSSGLEILTYLELLIKQ; translated from the exons ATG GGTGACATTTGTCTGACAACAATGAAGTTTCTACTGGTTTTTGATTTTGACCACACAATTGTAGATGAAAACAGTGACACCTGGATTGTGAAATGTGCACCTAATGCAAAAGTTCCTGATGAAATAAGCAACTCCTATCAGAACGGACATTGGACAGAATATATGGGCAGAGTTTTCAGATTCCTGGGAGACAATGGAATAAAGGAAGAGGAGATGAAAAGGACTATGACAACAATACCTTTCACAGAAGGAATGAAAGATCTCCTAGAGTTTGTCGGCAAACACAAAGACTCTTTCGATTGCATAATTATATCAGATTCCAATGCAATATTTATTGACTGGATTATAAAAGCTGCTGATCTCCATCAAGTATTTAATGAAGTGTTTACAAATCCTGCAAGTTTCAATGGTTGTGGCTATCTCACTGTGGAGAATTTTCATGCTCATGATTGTGCCCAGTGCCCCGTAAACCTCTGCAAGAGGAAAGTCTTAGAAGAATTCTTAGAAAACTCTTCAAAACAGAGGATGAAATACTCCCAGATTTTATATATAGGCGACGGTGGAAATGACCTATGCCCAGTAATGTGCTTAAAAAAGGATGATGTTGTTCTGCCAAGGCAGGGATATAGGTTACAGAAACTGGTTTCTCGGTTGTCTCAGGATGTTTTTCCTTTGAAAGCATCGGTGGTCACTTGGTCATCTGGGCTTGAGATACTGACCTATTTAGAATTgcttataaaacaataa